Proteins from a genomic interval of Candidatus Binatia bacterium:
- the rpsE gene encoding 30S ribosomal protein S5, giving the protein MQYRGGRERDGSGLEETVVRVNRVAKVVKGGKRFSFSALVVVGDRKGKVGFAIGKATEVPEAIRKAVEQARKNLVTVAMVEKTIPHEVRHEVGAATVLLKPAAPGTGVIAGGSMRAVLELAGIHDILTKCLGTNNPINVVMATISALKSLRTVEQVAAMRGKTVKEIYVA; this is encoded by the coding sequence ATGCAATACCGTGGTGGTCGCGAGCGCGACGGAAGCGGGCTGGAAGAGACGGTCGTGCGCGTCAATCGCGTGGCAAAGGTCGTCAAGGGCGGCAAGCGCTTCAGCTTCAGCGCGCTCGTCGTCGTCGGCGATCGGAAGGGCAAGGTCGGTTTTGCGATCGGCAAGGCGACCGAAGTTCCCGAAGCGATTCGCAAAGCGGTCGAACAGGCCCGCAAGAATCTGGTGACGGTCGCGATGGTCGAGAAGACGATTCCGCACGAGGTTCGGCACGAAGTCGGCGCGGCGACCGTGCTGCTCAAGCCGGCGGCGCCCGGAACCGGCGTGATCGCGGGCGGCTCGATGCGCGCCGTGCTCGAGTTGGCCGGGATCCACGACATCCTCACCAAGTGCCTCGGAACGAATAATCCGATCAACGTCGTGATGGCGACCATCTCGGCGCTGAAGTCGCTGCGCACCGTCGAGCAAGTCGCGGCGATGCGAGGCAAGACCGTCAAAGAGATTTACGTGGCGTAA